One region of Chryseobacterium muglaense genomic DNA includes:
- a CDS encoding DUF4394 domain-containing protein has protein sequence MKKLFNFCMATFAVVSLLSCDNEDVNTMPEEPTPAPNLMVYALTENNQLVTFNTNNSSTFASIKSIMGIPSGEKLLSIDFRPATGELYAVSNASKFYIINTSTASTRIVSTTSFSPLISGTVASIDFNPTVDRIRLVTNTGQNLRLHPETGAIAATDTNIATTSSIMGIAYTNSVSGATSTILYDLDATSGKLFKQDPPNNGTLVEVGSLGITFTGQAAFDINPDNTLAVMAATSGTQNNLYTVNLTNGKATNIGNLSQKVIDLAIPTNPVAYAVDNTNSLQIFNPNNPQLVTKAITGLQTGENILGIDFRPLNGQLYALGSSSRIYTINLGNGAATAVGSQFPTLLAGTEFGFDFNPTVDKIRVVSNTGQNLRLDPVTGGITATDGIINPGTPTLGAAAYTNNFAGATSTSLFVIDYSTDKLYLQNPPNNGTLVEQGSLGINITGASSFDIGSTSQKAYLIASVGADTKLYTVNTTNGSVTSLANYPNPVRGFTIGLGF, from the coding sequence ATGAAAAAACTATTTAACTTTTGTATGGCTACATTTGCCGTTGTCTCGTTATTATCATGTGATAATGAAGATGTTAACACAATGCCCGAAGAACCAACCCCGGCTCCCAATTTGATGGTATACGCTTTAACAGAAAATAATCAGCTGGTAACTTTTAACACCAACAATTCTTCAACATTTGCTTCTATAAAGTCCATTATGGGAATTCCATCCGGAGAAAAACTACTAAGTATTGATTTCAGACCGGCAACCGGCGAACTTTATGCAGTATCTAATGCAAGCAAGTTTTATATTATTAATACTTCTACAGCTTCTACCAGAATAGTAAGTACAACATCTTTTTCACCTTTAATTTCCGGAACCGTTGCTTCGATTGATTTTAATCCTACTGTAGACAGAATCAGATTAGTAACCAACACCGGACAAAATCTACGTTTACATCCTGAAACTGGTGCTATTGCAGCTACTGACACGAATATTGCAACCACTTCTTCAATTATGGGAATTGCCTACACCAACAGTGTTTCGGGAGCAACATCTACCATTTTATATGACCTTGATGCTACTTCAGGAAAACTTTTTAAACAAGATCCGCCCAACAATGGTACTTTAGTAGAAGTAGGAAGCTTAGGTATCACTTTTACAGGGCAAGCTGCATTTGATATCAATCCTGATAATACTTTAGCGGTAATGGCAGCTACATCTGGTACTCAAAACAATTTATATACTGTGAATTTAACGAACGGAAAAGCGACAAACATTGGAAACCTTTCACAAAAAGTAATCGATTTGGCAATTCCTACAAATCCTGTTGCTTATGCCGTTGACAATACTAATTCATTGCAAATATTTAATCCTAATAATCCGCAACTTGTAACGAAAGCAATCACCGGGCTTCAAACTGGAGAAAATATTTTGGGTATTGATTTCAGACCCTTAAACGGACAATTGTACGCATTAGGAAGCTCAAGCAGAATTTATACCATCAATCTAGGAAACGGAGCAGCAACCGCAGTAGGCTCACAGTTCCCTACTCTACTAGCAGGGACAGAATTCGGTTTTGATTTTAACCCGACTGTTGATAAAATAAGAGTGGTAAGCAATACCGGACAAAATTTAAGATTAGATCCTGTTACCGGAGGAATTACTGCAACTGATGGCATTATTAATCCGGGAACGCCAACTTTAGGTGCCGCAGCTTACACCAACAACTTTGCAGGTGCAACGAGCACTTCTCTATTTGTAATTGATTATTCTACCGACAAACTCTACCTTCAAAATCCTCCTAACAACGGAACATTGGTTGAGCAAGGCTCATTGGGCATCAATATCACAGGAGCCAGTAGTTTTGATATCGGAAGTACCAGCCAAAAGGCTTACTTAATTGCTTCGGTAGGAGCAGACACTAAACTTTATACTGTAAATACAACCAATGGTTCTGTCACCTCTTTAGCTAATTATCCTAATCCTGTAAGAGGTTTTACAATTGGTTTAGGATTTTAA